A single region of the Syntrophotaleaceae bacterium genome encodes:
- a CDS encoding PQQ-dependent sugar dehydrogenase has product MKSANAMGLMILFSAGLLITAAGCKRNHSDASTGSPAGAAGGPELKRTVVLSGLETPWDLAFTPDGAMLFTEKCRGLSVRLTDGSVRRLFGASGYGVVADDFFCQGQSGMNGIAVDPEFERNRFIYVFMPSKRSEPATNHVVRLTLDEGSKAVGNRTDIVTGIPFKNRGNRWGGPGAHSGGRIRFSPLDGFLYVGTGDNHNGTLPQDPNRLGGKVLRIDRNGKPAPDNGLSPDRDPRIFTYGHRNVQGIAFRPITGQPFSCEHGPGHNDEVTPLRAGGNGGWDPAPESGVSCPDNYCGYTSNNPEGLPTSMTDLEKFPNAMRPSWANGGDSEGMCPCVFLTGENWGAWEGQLAVGFLRGRRIELLELNQNNMITGTTTALDLPDERIRSMVQGPDGALYVSIDGGEIWRLSVE; this is encoded by the coding sequence ATGAAAAGTGCAAATGCCATGGGCCTGATGATTCTCTTCTCCGCGGGATTACTGATAACAGCCGCAGGGTGCAAGCGCAATCACAGTGACGCCTCGACAGGCAGCCCCGCTGGAGCTGCAGGCGGACCGGAATTGAAACGGACCGTGGTGCTGTCGGGGTTGGAGACCCCCTGGGACCTCGCCTTTACTCCCGATGGTGCCATGCTTTTCACGGAGAAATGCAGGGGACTCTCCGTTCGGCTGACGGACGGATCCGTCCGCCGCCTGTTCGGCGCATCCGGCTACGGGGTGGTGGCTGACGACTTTTTCTGCCAGGGACAGAGCGGCATGAACGGTATAGCCGTCGATCCGGAGTTCGAACGGAACCGGTTCATCTATGTTTTCATGCCGTCCAAGCGCAGTGAACCGGCCACCAATCACGTCGTCCGCCTGACCCTTGATGAAGGTTCCAAGGCCGTCGGAAATCGCACCGATATCGTTACCGGGATTCCCTTTAAAAACAGGGGTAACCGCTGGGGCGGCCCGGGCGCCCATAGCGGTGGGCGTATCCGGTTCAGCCCCCTGGATGGTTTTCTGTATGTTGGTACCGGCGACAACCATAACGGGACTCTGCCGCAAGATCCGAACCGCCTGGGAGGAAAGGTTCTGCGGATCGATCGCAACGGAAAACCTGCACCCGACAACGGCTTGTCGCCAGACAGGGATCCGCGGATCTTCACATATGGTCATCGCAATGTGCAGGGGATTGCTTTTCGACCGATAACCGGTCAGCCTTTTTCCTGTGAGCACGGTCCCGGCCACAATGACGAGGTGACCCCCCTGCGAGCCGGGGGCAATGGCGGCTGGGATCCGGCCCCGGAATCAGGCGTTTCCTGTCCGGACAACTACTGCGGGTATACCTCCAACAACCCGGAGGGTCTTCCCACGTCGATGACCGATCTGGAAAAATTTCCGAATGCGATGCGTCCTTCCTGGGCAAATGGAGGAGACTCGGAAGGCATGTGCCCCTGCGTCTTCCTGACCGGGGAAAATTGGGGTGCATGGGAAGGACAGTTGGCCGTCGGTTTCCTTCGCGGCCGTCGTATCGAACTTCTCGAGTTGAATCAGAACAACATGATTACAGGAACCACGACAGCTCTCGACCTCCCCGATGAACGGATACGGTCCATGGTTCAGGGTCCGGATGGCGCACTCTACGTTTCGATAGATGGGGGGGAAATCTGGCGGTTGTCCGTCGAGTGA